From Vulpes vulpes isolate BD-2025 chromosome 7, VulVul3, whole genome shotgun sequence, one genomic window encodes:
- the KLRG2 gene encoding killer cell lectin-like receptor subfamily G member 2 encodes MERAQAAAGGDRAGAALPMEPLGRQVPGPEPPQAPAEERRPDSPESSPSPARAARQAAGAAQDLSGGKQVPSPRPARLRLPPPGLGYGAFRRQASAGSEPPSPGPAAAEPVPGEPPGVWAPVELQVDVRVKSVGAAGGSRAPSPAPSTRFLTVPVPESPACPRRAFPAPPLLQRPPARPERGPDAEPPGAPPGRGRCREPGPRGKEDAALLPGADQKLPRAVELVGLPMYMKSLRWALAVMAVFLAVSAVAIVALASRAGARCQPCPQGWMWSEEHCYYLSTEAQAWEASQAFCSTHHATLPLLSHTQDFLSRYPVSKHSWVGARRGRHGWHWIDGAPVSPQLLPEDDEDRLDPQCGGLEEGKLVALDCASPRPWVCAKGAK; translated from the exons ATGGAGCGGGCCCAGGCGGCTGCCGGAGGAGACCGAGCCGGGGCCGCGCTCCCAATGGAGCCCTTGGGGCGCCAGGTGCCCGGGCCGGAGCCGCCGCAGGCCCCCGCGGAGGAGCGACGGCCCGACAGTCCCGAGAGCAGCCCGAGTCCGGCCCGGGCCGCAAGGCAGGCGGCGGGTGCGGCCCAGGACCTCTCCGGCGGGAAGCAGGTGCCGTCGCCGCGTCCCGCGCGCCTGCGGCTCCCGCCCCCCGGCCTGGGCTACGGCGCCTTCCGCCGCCAGGCGTCCGCGGGCTCCGAGCCGCCgtcgcccggccccgccgcggccGAGCCGGTGCCGGGGGAGCCGCCGGGCGTCTGGGCCCCGGTGGAGCTGCAGGTGGACGTGCGCGTGAAGTCCGTGGGCGCGGCGGGGGGCAGCCGCGCGCCCTCGCCCGCGCCGTCCACGCGCTTCCTCACCGTGCCGGTGCCCGAGTCCCCCGCCTGCCCGCGCCGCGCCTTCCCCGCGCCCCCGCTCCTGCAGcggccgccggcccggcccgagcGCGGCCCCGACGccgagcccccgggcgcccccccgGGCCGCGGCCGCTGCCGGGAGCCGGGGCCACGCGGCAAAGAGGACGCCGCGCTGCTGCCGGGCGCCGACCAGAAGCTGCCCCGGGCGGTGGAGCTCGTAG ggctgcCTATGTACATGAAGTCCCTGCGCTGGGCCCTGGCGGTCATGGCTGTGTTTCTGGCCGTGTCCGCAGTCGCCATTGTGGCTCTGGCTTCTAGAGCAG GGGCCAGGTGCCAGCCGTGCCCCCAGGGCTGGATGTGGTCTGAGGAGCACTGCTACTACCTCTCCACCGAAGCTCAGGCCTGGGAGGCTAGCCAGGCCTTCTGCTCGACTCACCATGCTACCCTcccactgctgagccacacccag GACTTCCTGAGCAGATACCCAGTCAGCAAGCACTCCTGGGTGGGAGCCCGGCGAGGCCGCCACGGCTGGCACTGGATCGACGGGGCCCCAGTATCGCCCCAGCT ACTCCCGGAGGATGATGAGGACCGGCTGGATCCCCAGTGTGGAGGCCTGGAGGAGGGCAAGCTCGTGGCCCTGGACTGCGCCTCGCCAAGACCGTGGGTCTGTGCCAAGGGGGCCAAGTGA